The nucleotide window GGGTTTATTTTTTGCTGCCAGGCCGCAAGCCCGGTGGCCTTATAGTTGAATTTGCGACGTTTCTATTTGCATTTGGCCGGGGTCGGCGAATCCGATGCATGCTCGTATAAATAGGTGTAGATATCGGTCACCTGGGTATCATTCAGATTGCCCCACTCTTCCTCACAGCCGAACGACGAATAATCTTTGCTGGTAAACAGCGCGTCCCACTCGGCCTGGGTCTTGTCGGACGGGTTGATGGGCGGTTTCTGGGAATCAACGGCACCGCGCTCAAAGCAGGCTTTATAGACTTTGCGGTAAGTATATTTGCCTT belongs to Desulfobacterales bacterium and includes:
- a CDS encoding cytochrome c family protein, with protein sequence MIRKIILTAMAVFFVFSTVGLSFALDKGNKRKGKYTYRKVYKACFERGAVDSQKPPINPSDKTQAEWDALFTSKDYSSFGCEEEWGNLNDTQVTDIYTYLYEHASDSPTPAKCK